A region of Salvia splendens isolate huo1 chromosome 17, SspV2, whole genome shotgun sequence DNA encodes the following proteins:
- the LOC121774687 gene encoding transcription factor RHD6-like — translation MAIIQASAFYDQDFGGPSLLHASTNSYEPESPEKAAKISNSSTVSSPSSTNSNSVITFKPNFIHANAGSFPSFDRVMPRKLLIGDEEQDHYPPMWEGDHEMMHYLSANHHGAGEWLNDHETSGVTNGGVEIEPASNKRPSTGENLHGAKKKQCVVASKKAKPTKAAAESKDPQSVAAKNRRERISERLKILQELVPNGSKVDLVTMLEKATSYVKFLQLQVKVLATDEFWPAQGGKAPDLSQVRDAIDAILASQRDRKSASK, via the exons ATGGCCATAATCCAAGCCAGCGCCTTCTACGACCAAGATTTCGGAGGCCCGTCCTTGCTCCACGCTTCTACAAACTCCTACGAGCCCGAGAGCCCCGAGAAGGCAGCCAAGATAAGCAACTCCTCCACGGTCTCGAGCCCCAGCAGCACCAACTCAAACTCCGTGATCACCTTCAAGCCAAACTTCATCCACGCCAACGCGGGATCGTTCCCCAGCTTCGACCGAGTGATGCCAAGGAAATTATTGATAGGGGATGAAGAGCAAGATCACTATCCCCCCATGTGGGAAGGTGATCACGAAATGATGCATTATCTCAGCGCGAATCATCACGGGGCGGGGGAGTGGCTCAATGATCATGAGACTAGTGGGGTTACGAATGGTGGTGTGGAGATTGAACCAGCCAGCAACAAACGCCCTTCTACG GGAGAGAATTTGCATGGCGCGAAGAAGAAACAATGCGTTGTTGCTTCCAAGAAAGCCAAACCCACCAAGGCTGCTGCGGAATCCAAAGATCCACAAAGTGTTGCAGCTAAG AATCGAAGGGAACGGATCAGTGAACGCCTAAAGATACTTCAAGAACTCGTTCCTAACGGTTCCAAG gttgatcttGTAACGATGCTAGAAAAGGCAACCAGCTATGTCAAGTTTCTTCAGCTGCAAGTGAAG GTATTGGCTACTGATGAATTTTGGCCCGCGCAAGGGGGGAAAGCGCCGGACCTGTCTCAAGTTAGGGACGCCATTGATGCGATTCTTGCATCACAAAGAGACCGGAAATCCGCTTCCAAATGA